ATTTAATGAATAGAAATTGATATAGTGAAGACACTTGAAATCATAAACAAGTAGCAAATGTGGGACTACTTTTGTGACTAAAACTCCGGACTAAAACAAGTGTCTCTAATTCATCACAAATTGCGACTATTTTAGGACTACAATGATATAGTCAGTTAATAGTCTGATAATGGTCACATATATGAGACGATTTGCAAACTACAACTGTCCGTCGTAATACTGAGACGGTTTTGCCACTCTTGTTAGTGTAGTCGTATACTAGTCACAAATTCATCCTAAAAACGTTACAAttatttgtgacaaaaaaaaagagtcacaaACTTTAGTCTCaaaatgcatgttttcttgtagtgtaaatTACAAAGTCTCGAGCTCATTGACGTAAGCCATTTCATTACTCaagtaccttttttttttttttttcttgtgatctAATTTCTAAGTATCTTAATGCATCTTTTAAAACGCATTGATCCGGAAAATCTCGAAATGTTGAAAAAGAGACGTGAGATCCTCGACGAATTGTCTAGTGTTGGCAGGGCTTCAAATTTCATGTCACTTTTTACTGTGGTGTTATTGGCCTTTCACCTTTGGGAGATGAAAATGAATACAGTATGTTCCTCTTATTATTTCGACCGCTTGGTAAATATATAAGCCAGTTATACAACAACCTAATTTGGCCACCTCGTATATTATTGGGCCGTACTTAAAATGGGCTGACTTAATAAGCCCATTTAAAGAAAGGCATGTTTTGTTGGGATTAGACTCGAATTCGATGAATCAACCATCGTTCTCACTTTACTCATTTTGATTTCACTTTTCgtcatctttcttctccagATCTCTCTCTCATGGGATATGCTCGACTCGAGTGTGCTCTCTCTAACTCTTTAGTGTTGTTTAGTTAGGGTTTATGATTACACAAGTGAATCATTTTGAAGCTGAGTCGTCAATCATTTCTTAGCTTTAGTCCGATTTTAGTTTGGAGCTGTTCGTAATGCAAAATGTCTTTGTAGCAAATTGTCACCTCTATAAACTACAATGGAACATAAATCGTAAGTATCTTTTATGGTTTTCTCTAGCTGCCTGTTGTAAAGATCCAACCCTAATTCGTTGAACCTTTAAAAACCttacctttttatttgtttgttttcctatGATTTTTGACAGCAAATCCGGTGGTGTAGGTTCGAGTAATCGAGTTGCTATGAATGAGGAGGGCAGAATCAGTGAGTTGCCTGATGCTCTGCTTCTGCAGATATTGTCTTCACTTCCGACAGAAAACGCCATAGCCACTAGTGTTCTGTCTAAACGTTGGAGATCTCTTTGGACGATGTTGCCAAAACTCAAGTTTGACTGCGATTACAATCCTGTGATTCATGATGATAACATAGACCCCCGTGTATTCTCAGAGAATGTTCTCAAGTCTTTGGCTTTACATAAAGCTCCCGTTTTTGAGAGTTTGCATTTGAAATTTGCTGGTGAATATGATTGTTTGGATGTTGGAATGTGGATGGCGACCGCGTTTGCGCGCGGTGTGCGCAGATTGGTATTGGATAGTTTCTATCAAGAGGAGCAGACGGTGACGCTTCCGAGTGTTTTGTTTGGCTATAATGATACACTTGAGATCTTGAAACTCAAGTGTGCTATAGATTTAGAGTTTCCTTCTCGGGTTTGTTTGAAGTCCCTTAGAAAGCTGTGCCTTGACCAAGTTCACTTCAAAGACGAAGAGTCTGTTTGCAATCTTTTCCGTGGCTGCCCTAGTCTTGAAGAGTTGGTCGTGGATAGATATAGTAATGCGGATGTGGCGACTTACACTATTGCGGTGCCATCATTACTGAGATTGACCATAAATGATCTTAACCAAGAAGGAGGTTATGGAAATGGAGGCTATGTGATAAATGCCCCTGCTTTGAAATACTTGGACATCAGTGGGTTTAATGGTCTTGGGTCTTGTCTGATTGAGAAAGCACCAGAGCTAGTGGAGGCAAAGATCAGTTACGTTTCTGATATAACCAATGAGAACATTCTGGAGTCTCTAACTTCAGCCAAACGTCTTATCTTACACTTATCTCCCCTTGAGGTAAGATTGAACATTCTCTGCAATTGGGCTAACACTGTTGTTTCCTGTATTAAAAGTTACCTTGTTTTGTGTAAATGTACTCAGGTTAAAGTTCCTACTGGTAAAATCTTTGATCAGCTGGTCTTTCTAGAGCTATGTACATACGAAATAGAGTGGTGGAACCTGCTTTCGATCATGCTAGGTAGTTCTCCTAAACTACAAATCCTCAAGCTCACAGATGTAAGCAATTCCACTAGTCAGCTacctattttttgtttgtttccacaTCTCTGCTTTCAGGTAATTTGTTGATCTGGATGACATAAACTGCATTGTTCTCAGGTATATCTGcgtgaagacaaaaaaaatccgGACGAACGGATATGGAATCCACCAAAATGTGTACCCGAATGCTTGTTGTTCCATCTTGAGACATTCGTGTGGATAGGATACGAATGTCAACGaggagatgagaaagaagtggcCATGTACATCCTACAAAACGCTAGACAGTTGAAGAAAGCCACTATCTCCACAAAACGCATCGAGATGGGAATGCTTGAAAAGTTGGAAAAGAGACGTGAGATGCTCAACAAGTTGGCTAGTGTGCTCTGGGATTCAAATTCATGTCAACTTGTGTTTGAATCTACTTGATATCTTAAACTTTTACTATGTTGTTTTGGCTGTTGGGAAATGTATAATTCACTACTCCACCTACCTGTATGTCGGATGCTATAACGTTTGCCTGGTGACCTTTTGAGGAAGagattcaaaaaattattactttatATAGTGTAAAGAGTAGATTCGTTTCCATTGGAAGTTCTAGTTTATTGAATATCTTGCATCAAACTGAAGACTTGCTTCAAAAGATCTATACAACTTCTACATAGAAATAGAAATCGTCAACAGAAACCACATAGGATCGCTATACGACAGAAACCATCAGAAGTGACAGTGATCTTTGCGCACTGGGCTTTACCACCAACTTTGAGCCTCTCTTGAAGCAATCTCAGCCGGTTAATTTGCGGCAATCGACTTCGAGGAACATATGTCCTGAAACCCCATCAGTAGTTCTCCTTACTACATGATGTGTAGTAGTCCCAACCGTTGGCCCTGAAGCTTATGTGGAAGATATCATTCATAGACGGGTCAGTATGAGTTTCTAGGGTTTCCACAAGTATCTTCTTTATCTCAAATTAACAGCCTCCTAGCAAACATGGAAAAGTGCAAACTCGATCGGTATACAGATGAAGCCAATCATTNtttttttttttttttttgtcaaacgaagccaatcatttttataaatgtCCTTGTCCTGAACCTCGTAGAATCTCATAGcatcatcagcttcttctgGTGGTACCGACAAAAAGGTAGGCATACATCCAATTGGTAAAACCCATGTAGCAGATAACAATGGAAACAGTTATAATACAAGGGATCTGTTTCCACCTCTCTGATTTGTGGGTTTGATTCTGCAGCGTTGCATGAAGAGTTTCAACTCGGGAAAGGAAGATCTGCTGACCATAGTTTGCAAAGTGAGAGAatcatcagcagcagcatcaaGTACATCTTTAACCTCGACAGTAATATAGTAAGACACAGAAAAGGATGTTCGGTATTCAGTTTTGGAATGCGTATGAACCCCAAGTTCCTGAACTCCCAACCGGCCGTAGAGAGCCATTTCTGTAGGTGGTTGTTGtacttcttcttcgttttccacAAAATAAAATGGTGAGATTCCTCGAATACGTGGGATACGAATGTCAGGATCGAAATCGAAACCCTGACTCTCGAAAGTAATATAGGTccccttcttcatctttttctccaTTCATTAATTAGGCGATCCAATTAATAATTAGCTGCCTTTCAGAAGATGATGGCTTCCGGATGTCCAACAACTCGTATAACAGTTTCTTCCTCATCATTTGTTCCTTGAATCGCTTTCTCAGATGTGCATCCACCCACTACTTTGCCTTCTTCATCGAAACCTAATCCGCTCAATATAGAGAGGCATTGTTCGTCCGTTAGCAATCCGCTTTCCAACATCCGCCAGAGAGTATCTGCTATAGCACCACGTAGACGACTGCTTTCACCGCCTGAGTATCatcatttcaatatatttttaaaattttaattacacaaatttaaaatttataaggtttatttttataaacataattataaatgtttaatatgttatttaaaatgaattaaaataatatttttatatattgttttgtttttgatttaatatttttattatttctatacatattttgtataattatgaataaaatatcatatatatatatatatatatatattagtttatagtaTAAACGCCTAAAACCGCACATATTCCGATTAGGCATTCTATGAGTACTATTAACCAATGTTCacaagaaataacaaaatatatatttttgaatcttAAAATTTTGTACTATTAACCAATGTTCAATACCAATATCTGCAGAAGCAGGAAATTAGGTAGTGGATCACCGGTCTTCTCAGACTAACACAAGAGTTATGAAACAAGTATTTGATTAGACAGTGATCAATGCTCATAAACAATGAATAAACAAGTCTTAAATAAATAACTTTAAGAGGTATACTTACATGCTTTCGTGCTCGGGCTTTAAAAGATGTCTGACCAGATCGGTGTTTGTGTATTCCGGTGCCATCAGGATCATTATACCGAGCATTACAGCTGTTGATACTCTTTGCTTCTGACTTTGGTTCAAgccaaaacttgaccaagcctTCCCATACTGTAGGATCAAGCCACCACAACATTGCTTCATCACCTTTTCGCTTCCACTTATCCTTCCACCAAGACACTTGATCACTCATCCGAGTCTTGAACTTGGTTTCAAACTCAGTTCTCACTCTTCCATTGATGGACGGGTCCCAGTTATATGTTGTCTTCAACAAACATCACATGCATTagtaattaaaacacaaaatttatatttaaaacacatcaaacaaaaagtaaacttaccgcaaaagtttcaaaccaccgATTTACAACCGGTCAtggtgtttgggtccaattggcatgagcatgtttgaaatctctttcaaacaTGGCCCGAACAGTAGCAGCCACAGAAGGGTCCTGGTCAAACCTATAAAGCAAAGGATAAATCGAATGAGGTACTatgaaactacaaaaaaaaaaNNNNNNNNNNNNNNNNNNNNNNNNNNNNNNNNNNNNNNNNNNNNNNNNNNNNNNNNNNNNNNNNNNNNNNNNNNNNNNNNNNNNNNNNNNNNNNNNNNNNNNNNNNNNNNNNNNNNNNNNNNNNNNNNNNNNNNNNNNNNNNNNNNNNNNNNNNNNNNNNNNNNNNNNNNNNNNNNNNNNNNNNNNNNNNNNNNNNNNNNNNNNNNNNNNNNNNNNNNNNNNNNNNNNNNNNNNNNNNNNNNNNNNNNNNNNNNNNNNNNNNNNNNNNNNNNNNNNNNNNNNNNNNNNNNNNNNNNNNNNNNNNNNNNNNNNNNNNNNNNNNNNNNNNNNNaaaaaaaaaaaaaaaaaattagacaggAGAAGATACTTATCAGAGGGTACTCGAAGGTCGCATAGGATCTAGTTTCGGTAAGGAAGCACGTCCGGGACTTGCAAGTAACTCTTCCAAAGTAAAAAATGATTGTTGTGGAGACATACGAGAAGTTGattgctgaggaggatcatcaGGCATCGCCGGAGAGCTTCCATGTAGATTATCCTGCATCGCTGGTGATGTACCTTGAAAAGAAGCGGGAGAAGGTAACCTTTGGGGATGAGCAGAAGCAAAAGTTGTCCTTCGAGTAGAGACTGGAGGAGTTAAACCTTGAGAAGAGATGAATCTTCTGTAAACGTTTTGGTTTACAGAACCGTGTTGCTCATTAGTCAACATCTGAAAGGAGAACAAAAATCTGATTAGAATTAACCCTAAACccccaaaatcaaattcaatcaaaaccCCCCAAAATCATTAGAACCCtaaattcaaaaccctaaattgaatCCCTAAACCCCAATTGAATccccaaattcgaaaccctaaaatcaaattaaaaccctaaattgaatcgaaaccctaaaccccaaatcaaaaccctaaatcaaaaccccaaatcaaaaccctaaatcgaatcgaaacaaagagatagaagaggagaggaggagactTACCGGATCTTGAGAGAAGAGATTGAGTTTAACCggcaaagagagaagagatcgagTGGGATctgagagaagaggaggagaagggttCAAGAAGGGTTAACCGGACAttggagaagaggaggagactcaccggaaaagacaaaagagatCGGAAAAGACAGAAGAgatcggagaagagagaaaaaatcgaagaagagaaggattaaggaactagggttttttttggctGCAGATTAGTCAaggtttgagcttcgctcaaacaaggttttttacttatatagaaGAACATTGCATCGCAAATCCCACGCAAATATTGCTAGGGATTAGCTAtggtccctcgcaaatccctagcaaccatattaaaatatgtaattaatatttccAGACTTTGCGAGAGAATTACGAGAGAccgtagcaaatccctcgcaaagtcttttgggtttaggttttgaagtgtcatttgcgagggaattgctatgattTGAGAAATTTGCGATGGATTATAAATTTGTgccctatctttgattataaattttggattcacCTTTCTAATCATTAAAAGTATTGTAATTAGTCATAAGGGGTTTAGGATCAAGGGTTTAATGTTGTCATTTGTGAGGGAATTGCTATGGTTTTAGTgttttgcaatggatttgcgacgCATTTTCTATGCATCTAGCAAATTactcgcaaatttgtcgcaatccttgaatatctaatttaaaaaaaccatcaaaataatttaaatagatTAGTCAAATGAACTtgcaagtatattataaggtcctaTAAACTCATCATACTTTTctctatcatcaaactttccaaaattgcccaattttgcatcttcctcCAATCATTAACTATCTTTTACACTTTATCATATACATGTTCATTACATTTAgacaaatattccaaaattttctaattctccaacaattttgtgttgcactgcccTATCTATGATTATAGgtcttggattcatctttttaatcattaatagtaatgttattacactacaagaaaacaaccgATTTGCGATGGAAGAATTTATCGCAAGTTCCTCGCAAATAAACAAtcgcaagggatttgcgagaaACAACGattcctcgcaaatcgcgtctcgcaaattaaatatatcgcaaatccctcgcaattttTGCGAGGAACTTTTTCCCTCGCAAACGCCTCGCAAATTGCGAGGACCACACTCCTCGCACATCCCTAGCCGTTTGCGAGACACCTCCTGACTCGCAAATCTGAAGCAATTTGCGAGGAATAAAATCCATCGCAAATACATTGCAAGATTCAATCCTcgcaaattttaaaatgaaatataggTTTGCAAATTCTGgattaaattgaaattaatctcgaattagaaaatataatgaATTAGGAATGaaaattgaattgaaaatatattaaaattaaattgaaattaaaattaaaattaggaatagaagatataaaaattaaaattaaagttaaCTTGTCTTGacaaaaaatttacattacaaaacatagtctttaattaagaaaattaagagaGATGATAAAAGGAAGAGTAATTAAAAAGATTGAGAAAGAGAGGTGATGTTTCTGGTATTACTTCCGCTACCGGCATTGGTTTCTGTTCCATCGGTGTTGCCCTCTTCTCCGGCTACTGGTGTTGCCATCGGTGTTGCCATCGATGTTGCCATTGTCTTGTTTCGAAACTTTCCAGCAAACTCAGGATCTTTATCAGCGAGATAGTCGAAATAAGCATCATAGCTATGCATCCTTTGTGCACTCTCTTGGATTTGACTCGCTTGAGTCTGAATACAT
The Camelina sativa cultivar DH55 chromosome 6, Cs, whole genome shotgun sequence genome window above contains:
- the LOC104791128 gene encoding F-box/FBD/LRR-repeat protein At2g04230-like isoform X2 is translated as MEHKSKSGGVGSSNRVAMNEEGRISELPDALLLQILSSLPTENAIATSVLSKRWRSLWTMLPKLKFDCDYNPVIHDDNIDPRVFSENVLKSLALHKAPVFESLHLKFAGEYDCLDVGMWMATAFARGVRRLVLDSFYQEEQTVTLPSVLFGYNDTLEILKLKCAIDLEFPSRVCLKSLRKLCLDQVHFKDEESVCNLFRGCPSLEELVVDRYSNADVATYTIAVPSLLRLTINDLNQEGGYGNGGYVINAPALKYLDISGFNGLGSCLIEKAPELVEAKISYVSDITNENILESLTSAKRLILHLSPLEVKVPTGKIFDQLVFLELCTYEIEWWNLLSIMLGSSPKLQILKLTDVYLREDKKNPDERIWNPPKCVPECLLFHLETFVWIGYECQRGDEKEVAMYILQNARQLKKATISTKRIEMGMLEKLEKRREMLNKLASVLWDSNSCQLVFEST
- the LOC104791128 gene encoding F-box/FBD/LRR-repeat protein At2g04230-like isoform X1, whose product is MQNVFVANCHLYKLQWNINRSSNRVAMNEEGRISELPDALLLQILSSLPTENAIATSVLSKRWRSLWTMLPKLKFDCDYNPVIHDDNIDPRVFSENVLKSLALHKAPVFESLHLKFAGEYDCLDVGMWMATAFARGVRRLVLDSFYQEEQTVTLPSVLFGYNDTLEILKLKCAIDLEFPSRVCLKSLRKLCLDQVHFKDEESVCNLFRGCPSLEELVVDRYSNADVATYTIAVPSLLRLTINDLNQEGGYGNGGYVINAPALKYLDISGFNGLGSCLIEKAPELVEAKISYVSDITNENILESLTSAKRLILHLSPLEVKVPTGKIFDQLVFLELCTYEIEWWNLLSIMLGSSPKLQILKLTDVYLREDKKNPDERIWNPPKCVPECLLFHLETFVWIGYECQRGDEKEVAMYILQNARQLKKATISTKRIEMGMLEKLEKRREMLNKLASVLWDSNSCQLVFEST